One region of Syntrophobacter fumaroxidans MPOB genomic DNA includes:
- a CDS encoding tetrathionate reductase family octaheme c-type cytochrome, translated as MNAWSVCGRWLAGAALAAVFFSSVPGWAQIKVLDENQAPGRAMAQQATKGREIWITADHSLHPILKKEFKSGPEVTESCLSCHELAAGQFQKTIHWTWLDPNVDPKLRVGKGGLSMNNFCINIQSNEPRCTSCHAGYGWKDKTFDFSNAHSVDCLACHEQTGTYHKFPTGAGNPVSEPTVFKEDGKTYMPPEWNKVAQSVGRPTRQNCGTCHFFGGGGDGVKHGDMDSSLMKPNKELDVHMGTDGQNFDCVRCHTTRVHHIAGRIYSTPAAKGRKSLIEDDLTPKIMCESCHSRTPHKPGVKANAHTDKVACQSCHISTYARVNPTTMWWDWSKAGQMKEGKPYKELDEFGKPGYDTKKGEFKWARNVVPEYYWFNGSLTTLTARDTIDPSGVVAVGWPNGDKNDANARIFPFKVHRGRQPYDKVNKTLVIPRLFGKEGTGAYWADYDWDKSAAAGMAYAGLPFSGELGFVDSTYVFPITHMVAPKDKAVQCQECHSKNGRLRNLGGFYMPGRDVNKPIQVMGWILVLGSLAGVFFHGLGRMVARGKKED; from the coding sequence ATGAACGCTTGGAGTGTGTGCGGTCGTTGGCTTGCGGGGGCGGCACTGGCTGCCGTGTTCTTTTCATCCGTGCCGGGGTGGGCGCAAATCAAGGTGCTCGACGAGAACCAGGCGCCGGGTCGAGCCATGGCTCAACAGGCCACGAAAGGTCGGGAAATCTGGATTACCGCCGACCATTCGCTCCACCCCATTCTTAAGAAAGAATTCAAGTCGGGACCTGAAGTGACCGAGTCCTGCCTCTCCTGTCACGAGTTGGCGGCTGGGCAGTTTCAGAAGACCATCCACTGGACCTGGCTCGATCCCAATGTCGATCCGAAGCTCAGGGTCGGCAAGGGCGGCCTGAGCATGAACAACTTCTGCATCAACATTCAATCCAACGAACCGCGCTGCACTTCGTGCCATGCCGGCTATGGCTGGAAGGACAAGACATTCGATTTCAGCAACGCCCATAGCGTCGATTGTCTGGCGTGTCACGAACAGACGGGCACCTATCACAAGTTTCCCACCGGCGCCGGGAATCCGGTGAGCGAACCGACGGTTTTCAAGGAGGACGGCAAGACCTACATGCCGCCGGAATGGAACAAGGTGGCCCAGAGTGTCGGCCGGCCGACGCGGCAGAACTGCGGCACCTGTCATTTTTTCGGGGGAGGTGGAGATGGCGTCAAGCACGGGGACATGGATTCCTCGCTCATGAAGCCCAACAAAGAGCTCGATGTGCACATGGGAACCGATGGGCAGAACTTCGACTGTGTGCGCTGTCATACCACCAGGGTCCACCATATCGCCGGCCGCATCTATTCGACTCCGGCGGCCAAAGGTCGAAAAAGCCTGATCGAAGACGATCTTACGCCCAAGATCATGTGCGAGTCCTGCCACTCGCGCACGCCGCACAAACCGGGTGTTAAAGCCAATGCGCACACGGACAAGGTGGCCTGTCAGAGCTGTCATATTTCGACCTATGCTCGAGTCAACCCCACGACCATGTGGTGGGATTGGTCCAAAGCGGGGCAGATGAAGGAAGGCAAGCCGTACAAGGAACTGGATGAGTTCGGCAAGCCCGGGTACGATACGAAAAAGGGTGAGTTCAAATGGGCCAGGAACGTGGTTCCTGAATACTACTGGTTCAACGGTTCCCTTACCACTCTGACCGCCAGGGACACCATCGATCCGAGCGGCGTGGTTGCCGTCGGCTGGCCGAACGGCGACAAGAACGACGCCAATGCGCGAATCTTCCCCTTCAAGGTTCACCGTGGCCGGCAACCCTATGACAAGGTGAACAAAACGCTGGTGATTCCGCGGTTGTTCGGCAAGGAAGGCACGGGGGCCTACTGGGCCGACTACGACTGGGACAAATCCGCCGCCGCGGGCATGGCCTATGCCGGCCTGCCGTTCAGCGGGGAACTGGGATTTGTCGACTCCACCTACGTCTTTCCCATCACGCACATGGTAGCCCCTAAAGACAAGGCCGTCCAATGCCAGGAATGCCACTCAAAGAACGGTCGTCTGCGGAATCTGGGCGGTTTTTACATGCCCGGCCGTGATGTCAACAAGCCAATCCAGGTGATGGGGTGGATCCTGGTCCTGGGTTCACTGGCGGGGGTCTTTTTCCACGGTTTGGGTCGGATGGTCGCCAGAGGCAAAAAGGAGGACTGA
- a CDS encoding LutC/YkgG family protein yields MQNVRRALGFPPGRREVPAGLFRDRPDREVLRAIHDAKTRSRDSRLELLELLRERAGPLKIGVTAVEDAGAAALAVARLVRETCPEWGVEKRVAVWRHPLPARLDLTRILADSDVPVFTAGLCAPGLEGMPAEESLEHIRKNVVESCIGVTAADYCVADTATLVMKTRPGQPRMLSLVPSVHIAVITLDQILADLRELYAFLRWEAREREDEGLTNCLTMVTGPSKTADIELSMVHGAHGPRELHIVVIIGPAASTAN; encoded by the coding sequence ATGCAAAATGTCAGACGGGCTTTGGGATTTCCTCCGGGGCGGAGAGAAGTCCCCGCAGGATTGTTCCGGGACAGGCCGGATCGCGAGGTTCTGCGGGCGATCCACGATGCGAAAACCCGCAGCCGGGACTCCCGCCTGGAACTGCTCGAGCTGCTGAGAGAGAGGGCAGGTCCGCTGAAAATCGGCGTGACGGCGGTCGAGGACGCCGGGGCCGCAGCCCTGGCCGTCGCGCGGCTGGTGCGGGAAACGTGCCCGGAGTGGGGTGTGGAGAAGCGCGTGGCGGTGTGGCGGCATCCGTTGCCGGCTCGCCTGGACCTGACGCGCATTCTGGCCGACTCGGACGTGCCCGTGTTCACGGCCGGCCTGTGCGCTCCCGGGCTTGAAGGCATGCCTGCGGAAGAATCACTAGAGCACATCCGCAAAAACGTGGTGGAATCCTGCATCGGAGTGACGGCGGCGGATTATTGCGTCGCGGACACCGCGACCCTGGTGATGAAGACCAGACCCGGTCAGCCCCGGATGCTCTCCCTCGTTCCTTCCGTTCACATTGCGGTGATTACCCTGGATCAGATTCTCGCGGACCTCCGGGAGCTTTACGCGTTCCTGAGATGGGAAGCCCGGGAAAGGGAAGATGAAGGGCTGACCAACTGCTTGACGATGGTGACGGGTCCGAGCAAGACGGCGGACATCGAGCTGTCCATGGTTCACGGCGCACACGGACCGCGCGAGCTCCATATTGTGGTGATCATCGGCCCCGCTGCTTCAACAGCGAACTGA
- a CDS encoding RNA recognition motif domain-containing protein, whose product MSMKLYVGNLSFQTSSEQLRELFSQVGTVESATVVEDRESGRSRGFGFVEMSTKEEGQKAIAELNGKDFNGRPLTVNEAKQREDRGRGGPRGGSGGGRGGYGGGGGRGGGFGGGGGGRKKGW is encoded by the coding sequence ATGTCAATGAAACTTTATGTGGGCAACCTGTCTTTTCAGACTTCCAGCGAGCAGCTGCGGGAACTCTTCTCGCAGGTCGGCACGGTGGAGTCGGCCACTGTCGTTGAGGACCGTGAATCGGGACGGTCGCGCGGTTTTGGCTTTGTTGAAATGTCGACCAAGGAGGAAGGCCAAAAGGCCATCGCCGAGCTCAACGGGAAGGATTTTAACGGCAGGCCCTTGACCGTCAATGAAGCCAAGCAGAGGGAAGACCGGGGACGCGGCGGGCCCCGTGGGGGATCCGGCGGCGGCCGTGGCGGCTACGGCGGAGGTGGAGGCCGCGGCGGCGGATTCGGCGGCGGCGGTGGTGGAAGGAAGAAAGGCTGGTAA
- a CDS encoding ABC transporter ATP-binding protein, with the protein MVCRSNHKLAAKFRKAAAQLPNLVRAVFMVWEATRGWTLAWGLLVVLQGLLPVANVWLLKVLVDGLAAAVGSGQPAPRFRSLLLVIVAMAAVTLVADALRSLTIWIRTAQSGLFQDHLKHLIQQKSMELDLAFYESAEFFDRLYRAQFEAGYRPMILLENLGSLAQNGITLVAMAAVLLQFGPWLPLILIVSTLPAFCVVLRQNLREHELWLRTTVDERKSRYYDWVMTSRETAAELRVFELGSHFSALFRTLREALRRDRLALTRNRALADLGARIVGLLITGAAMAWMVWRVLLGAITLGDLALFYQAFNQGKQMMGGLLENVGQIYSNSLFLENLFEFFRLEPGIREPERPVSAPAPLREGIRFRHVAFRYPASEKWALGDFSLTVPAGKMVALVGPNGAGKSTVIKLLCRLYDPEAGQVELDGVDLRSIPLRELQDNITILFQEPVKYSAMVHENIGYGELGKMKDSAAVEVAARRAGADGFIERFPDRYDTLLGKWFEGGIDLSAGEWQRIALARAFLRQSPILILDEPTSSMDSWAEADWLGRLRGLAQGRTAILITHRFTTAMRADMIHVMENGGIVESGTHEELLRQGGRYAESWRRQMRNLDRDSTPEP; encoded by the coding sequence ATGGTCTGCCGAAGCAATCACAAGCTGGCTGCAAAATTTCGCAAGGCGGCCGCTCAACTCCCGAATCTCGTGCGTGCCGTATTCATGGTCTGGGAGGCGACCAGGGGCTGGACCCTTGCGTGGGGCCTGCTCGTGGTGCTGCAGGGCCTGCTTCCCGTGGCCAACGTGTGGCTGCTCAAGGTGTTGGTGGACGGCCTTGCGGCCGCGGTCGGCAGTGGGCAGCCCGCGCCCCGTTTCCGTTCGCTCCTCCTCGTCATCGTCGCAATGGCCGCCGTCACATTGGTCGCCGATGCCCTGCGGAGCCTCACCATCTGGATTCGCACGGCCCAGTCCGGCTTGTTCCAGGATCACCTGAAACACCTCATCCAGCAAAAATCCATGGAACTGGACCTGGCCTTCTATGAATCGGCCGAATTCTTCGACCGTCTGTACCGCGCGCAGTTCGAGGCGGGGTACCGTCCGATGATCCTGTTGGAAAACCTGGGCAGTTTGGCTCAGAACGGAATTACCCTCGTGGCCATGGCTGCGGTGCTCTTGCAGTTTGGACCCTGGCTGCCGCTGATATTGATCGTCAGCACTCTGCCGGCCTTTTGCGTGGTGCTGCGCCAGAACTTGCGCGAACATGAATTGTGGCTGCGCACAACGGTGGATGAGAGAAAGAGCAGGTACTACGATTGGGTGATGACCAGCCGTGAAACCGCTGCGGAGCTCCGCGTGTTCGAATTGGGGAGTCATTTCAGCGCGCTCTTCCGCACCCTGCGGGAGGCGTTGCGCCGCGACCGGCTTGCTCTGACCCGTAACCGGGCCCTGGCGGATCTGGGGGCGCGCATCGTGGGGCTGCTCATCACAGGGGCCGCCATGGCATGGATGGTCTGGCGCGTGCTGCTCGGCGCCATCACGCTTGGGGACCTGGCCCTGTTCTACCAGGCCTTCAACCAGGGCAAGCAGATGATGGGAGGGCTGCTGGAAAACGTCGGCCAGATTTACAGCAACAGCCTCTTTCTTGAAAACCTTTTCGAGTTCTTCCGCCTCGAACCGGGAATCCGCGAACCGGAAAGGCCTGTGAGCGCTCCTGCGCCTTTGCGGGAAGGAATCCGCTTCCGGCACGTGGCGTTCCGCTATCCCGCCAGTGAAAAGTGGGCCCTCGGGGATTTCAGCCTCACCGTTCCCGCCGGCAAAATGGTTGCTCTGGTAGGTCCCAACGGGGCGGGGAAGAGCACGGTGATAAAACTTCTGTGCCGACTCTACGATCCCGAGGCGGGACAGGTGGAACTGGACGGAGTAGATTTGCGATCCATTCCCCTGAGAGAGTTGCAGGACAACATCACCATCCTGTTCCAGGAGCCGGTGAAATACAGCGCCATGGTGCATGAAAACATCGGTTACGGAGAGCTTGGGAAAATGAAGGACTCGGCCGCCGTCGAAGTCGCGGCGCGACGGGCGGGAGCCGACGGATTCATCGAGCGCTTCCCGGACCGCTACGATACCTTGCTCGGGAAGTGGTTTGAGGGCGGGATCGATCTGAGTGCGGGCGAATGGCAGCGCATCGCTCTGGCTCGAGCTTTCCTGCGGCAGTCTCCCATACTGATCCTGGACGAACCGACCAGCTCGATGGATTCATGGGCCGAGGCCGACTGGCTCGGCAGGCTGAGGGGACTCGCGCAGGGGCGGACGGCCATTCTCATCACCCACCGTTTCACTACCGCCATGCGGGCCGACATGATTCACGTCATGGAGAACGGGGGCATCGTGGAGTCGGGGACTCACGAGGAACTGCTCCGACAGGGGGGCCGATACGCCGAATCCTGGCGACGGCAGATGCGAAATCTCGACCGGGACTCGACGCCGGAGCCGTGA
- a CDS encoding nucleotidyltransferase domain-containing protein — translation MTPESGLILRCVRHYSGRDERTRIARQLQGRLDWDALLRLAEAHKILPILHAVLKESHWREVPESVLETMKRKHAANFAGNLLLSYELIRILEALGSRGIRCLVFKGPTLAVAAYGSIAMRRFQDLDLLVRRNDFLKTKDLLREIGYQPALRLPEAYEKHFYLTRSEHHFVRNDGKATVDLHWGLSPPCFSFFQDLDRLWPRSVTVAIEGATVRAPGMEDLLLFLCRHGAKHRWEGLSLISDVAVLIAAHRAMDWPGVLARAKRTNSTVMLALGLRLAAELAGAEVPENIGDWMRADRKGEVLAGKVIRSLFSSEERPTVDVADRLNLFHMRTMSRFTDRLHEIVLNLFTPTSIELSLIRLPARLYFLYYPCRLLRLAVRSVLNKALRTPRRQTPDRTGARRTSGSDKP, via the coding sequence TTGACCCCTGAATCCGGGTTGATCCTGAGATGCGTGCGCCACTACTCCGGCAGGGACGAAAGGACGCGAATCGCGCGGCAGCTTCAGGGCCGCCTCGACTGGGACGCCCTCCTCCGCCTGGCGGAGGCCCACAAAATCCTGCCGATCCTGCACGCGGTGCTCAAGGAATCCCATTGGCGCGAAGTGCCGGAATCCGTGCTGGAGACGATGAAGCGCAAGCATGCAGCCAATTTCGCCGGAAATCTCCTGCTGAGCTATGAACTGATCAGAATACTCGAAGCCTTGGGAAGCCGCGGCATCCGTTGCCTGGTGTTCAAGGGCCCCACTTTGGCCGTGGCCGCCTACGGAAGCATCGCCATGCGCCGGTTCCAGGATCTGGACCTTCTGGTTCGCAGGAACGATTTCCTCAAGACAAAGGACCTCTTGCGGGAAATCGGCTATCAACCCGCGCTGAGGCTCCCGGAAGCCTACGAAAAACATTTCTACCTGACGCGCTCGGAACACCATTTCGTCCGCAATGACGGCAAGGCGACGGTGGATCTGCACTGGGGACTGTCGCCGCCGTGCTTCTCCTTCTTCCAGGACCTGGATCGGCTCTGGCCCCGTAGCGTGACGGTCGCAATCGAAGGCGCAACGGTCAGGGCTCCGGGTATGGAAGACCTGCTCCTGTTTCTCTGCCGGCACGGTGCGAAACACCGCTGGGAAGGCCTTTCCCTGATTTCCGATGTCGCCGTGCTGATTGCGGCGCACCGCGCGATGGACTGGCCCGGCGTCCTGGCGCGGGCGAAGCGGACCAACAGCACGGTGATGCTCGCGCTCGGCCTGAGACTGGCGGCTGAACTAGCGGGAGCCGAAGTACCGGAAAACATCGGGGACTGGATGCGTGCCGACCGCAAAGGAGAGGTCCTGGCAGGGAAGGTAATCCGTTCCCTGTTCAGCTCCGAAGAACGGCCGACGGTGGATGTTGCCGACCGGTTGAACCTCTTCCACATGAGGACAATGTCGAGATTCACGGACAGACTCCATGAAATCGTCCTCAATCTGTTCACTCCCACATCCATCGAATTGTCCCTCATCCGCCTTCCCGCGAGGTTGTATTTCCTCTACTACCCCTGCCGCTTGTTGAGGCTGGCGGTCAGGAGCGTGTTGAACAAAGCGCTTCGAACACCACGGCGGCAGACCCCGGATCGCACGGGCGCGAGGCGAACGTCGGGGTCGGACAAACCCTGA
- a CDS encoding cytochrome b/b6 domain-containing protein has translation MTQTEMVNVYLYTRYERFWHWLQTTLIVLLLMTGFEINGLFRLFGFKLATEIHEYAGLSWLIAFAFFVFWLFTTGEWRQYIPTTRKMLTVIRYYTYGIFRGEAHPVPKRKDAKHNPLQRLVYLSLAAILLPIQMITGFLYWGYNSWPDWGLNWLSLEVVASIHLAGAFGVLSFLIVHLYMITTGHTLFAHTRAMITGWEQVAEGTPIDDWERKDRGKSAECS, from the coding sequence ATGACGCAGACTGAGATGGTCAACGTCTATCTTTACACCCGGTACGAAAGATTCTGGCACTGGCTGCAGACCACTCTCATCGTGCTGCTGCTGATGACGGGATTCGAGATAAACGGCCTGTTCCGGCTTTTCGGGTTCAAACTGGCCACCGAGATCCACGAGTACGCCGGTCTTTCCTGGCTCATCGCTTTTGCCTTTTTTGTCTTCTGGCTCTTCACTACGGGAGAATGGCGCCAGTACATCCCCACCACCAGGAAGATGCTGACCGTTATCCGCTATTACACTTACGGGATCTTCCGCGGGGAAGCCCACCCCGTTCCGAAACGCAAGGACGCCAAACACAACCCTTTGCAGCGATTGGTGTACCTTTCCCTGGCGGCGATTCTCCTCCCCATCCAGATGATCACCGGCTTTCTCTACTGGGGTTACAATTCCTGGCCGGACTGGGGACTGAATTGGCTGTCCCTGGAGGTGGTTGCGAGCATCCATCTGGCCGGGGCCTTCGGCGTTCTCTCTTTTCTGATTGTGCACCTGTACATGATCACTACCGGCCACACGCTTTTCGCCCACACCAGAGCCATGATCACCGGTTGGGAACAGGTGGCGGAGGGTACTCCGATCGACGATTGGGAGCGCAAGGATCGCGGGAAATCGGCGGAGTGTTCCTGA
- the chrA gene encoding chromate efflux transporter, with the protein MQNHTPEIIAESYPALFWRFLRFGLLAWGGPIAQIAMIRQELVEEEKWVSPERFNRVLGLYQALPGPEAHELCVYFGMVNRGRFGGFLAGLGFMLPGFVLMFLLSWFYLSYGMAIPRFQAVFLGLQAAVGALIVRAIHRIGGHSLTNAYLWGIAAMAVLAEVLGTPFLLTLTVGGAAYLLIKEERRTWFYLVSALFVAGVILAWKVQGSGVLHNINQPPTGAIHAASLPGLFVSGLRSGMLTFGGAYTVIAFLQHDAVAVQAWMTNAQFLDGLALSGTLPAPLIIFATFVGFVAGGGLGALIMTTAIFLPAFGFTLIGHSTLERVIQNERLHAFLDGITAAVVGLMAVTTLNLLRAGIGDWRALGIFALALAVLALWRAKLAIAVVMVAAGAVGVALF; encoded by the coding sequence GCCCCATTGCCCAAATCGCCATGATCCGTCAGGAACTGGTCGAAGAGGAGAAGTGGGTCTCCCCGGAGCGCTTTAATCGCGTGCTGGGTCTCTATCAAGCCCTTCCAGGTCCCGAAGCGCACGAACTGTGCGTTTACTTTGGCATGGTGAATCGCGGTCGCTTCGGAGGTTTCCTCGCCGGCCTCGGCTTCATGTTGCCCGGGTTCGTCCTCATGTTCCTCTTGTCCTGGTTCTATCTGTCCTACGGAATGGCTATCCCCCGGTTCCAGGCGGTTTTTCTGGGTCTTCAGGCAGCGGTCGGTGCCCTCATTGTGCGGGCCATTCATCGCATTGGCGGCCACAGCCTGACGAATGCCTATCTATGGGGCATCGCCGCCATGGCGGTCCTGGCCGAGGTGCTCGGTACGCCCTTCCTGTTGACCCTTACGGTTGGGGGAGCGGCATACCTGCTTATCAAAGAGGAACGGCGCACCTGGTTCTATCTGGTCAGCGCCCTGTTCGTGGCGGGTGTCATTCTCGCGTGGAAAGTACAGGGATCGGGGGTCTTGCATAACATCAACCAGCCACCGACGGGAGCCATCCATGCGGCCTCCCTTCCCGGTCTGTTCGTTTCCGGCCTGAGAAGCGGGATGCTGACTTTCGGTGGGGCCTACACGGTGATCGCCTTCCTGCAGCATGACGCTGTCGCGGTGCAGGCCTGGATGACCAATGCCCAGTTCCTGGACGGCCTGGCGCTTTCGGGCACGCTTCCGGCGCCGCTCATCATCTTCGCCACGTTCGTCGGCTTCGTTGCCGGAGGTGGCCTGGGGGCTTTGATCATGACGACGGCCATATTCCTCCCGGCTTTCGGCTTCACCTTGATCGGCCACAGCACCCTCGAGAGAGTCATTCAAAATGAACGCCTGCATGCGTTCCTCGACGGGATTACTGCCGCGGTGGTGGGATTGATGGCGGTCACCACCCTCAACCTGCTTCGGGCGGGAATCGGCGACTGGCGGGCCTTGGGAATTTTTGCCCTGGCCCTGGCGGTGCTCGCATTGTGGCGAGCCAAACTGGCCATTGCGGTTGTGATGGTTGCCGCCGGTGCCGTCGGTGTGGCATTGTTTTGA
- a CDS encoding DUF3558 family protein, translating into MQTPRTLTVLLALTVFLVCSPGCGQSSSSDKPQKPAAASTTLSNHPTPSPAGKASASVNRRVDLASLKPCGILSREEVESVFGTVRGEPREDVSISGEKGCTYRNLKGNFADIVVYEPEKWKLQKVVRKNVNPAEGMGDEAFWARVDNTVELWVLLRDRAVVEVRVSTKDLEQARKLAQCVIDKLP; encoded by the coding sequence ATGCAAACGCCGCGGACGCTGACGGTCCTCCTGGCTCTCACCGTTTTCCTGGTGTGCTCCCCGGGCTGCGGCCAAAGCAGTTCCTCCGACAAGCCGCAGAAACCGGCGGCGGCTTCCACCACGCTTTCCAATCATCCCACGCCTTCACCCGCGGGCAAGGCTTCCGCGTCCGTAAACCGGCGTGTCGATCTCGCCTCCCTCAAGCCCTGCGGCATCCTGTCCCGAGAGGAAGTGGAGTCCGTCTTCGGAACCGTCAGGGGCGAACCGCGGGAAGACGTCTCGATCAGTGGCGAGAAAGGGTGCACCTATCGCAACCTCAAAGGCAATTTTGCGGACATTGTTGTCTACGAGCCCGAGAAATGGAAACTGCAAAAAGTCGTCCGCAAGAATGTCAATCCCGCGGAAGGCATGGGCGATGAGGCCTTCTGGGCCAGGGTCGACAACACGGTGGAGCTCTGGGTCCTGCTTCGAGACCGGGCGGTCGTGGAAGTCAGGGTGAGCACAAAGGATTTGGAGCAGGCCAGGAAGCTGGCCCAGTGCGTTATCGACAAGCTGCCGTAG